In Modestobacter versicolor, a single genomic region encodes these proteins:
- a CDS encoding DUF7455 domain-containing protein, whose protein sequence is MSQMTQTLTTTPPTEDLVVPFHCDRCGALAKVRVVLPSGSDLVFCGHHAREYESKLRDIAVDIIETDGEARVSS, encoded by the coding sequence ATGAGCCAGATGACCCAGACGCTGACGACGACCCCGCCCACCGAAGACCTCGTCGTTCCCTTCCACTGCGACCGCTGCGGTGCTCTGGCCAAGGTGCGAGTGGTCCTCCCGAGTGGGAGCGACCTCGTCTTCTGCGGGCACCACGCCCGTGAGTACGAGAGCAAGCTCCGCGACATCGCCGTCGACATCATCGAGACCGACGGC